Proteins encoded within one genomic window of Komagataella phaffii GS115 chromosome 3, complete sequence:
- a CDS encoding Plasma membrane associated protein phosphatase involved in the general stress response, which yields MSFFSFLCCSSPSNDRKLKSEITYSKPLSSTQKNLRKTLERDNMNIRGKPAGPSKPTQKATLVVAARSDDNKSSESKETVTIKESSSSSGETNNAHTDQDGDLVMKGSEPFSNSSSPKFSSGKLPTVESDTVNQEYEHDLDNEHNKTINENEANPLSNISSNSELPVLNNDEFDYLSNELDLTEIQPGQVVASSGWLLNPAPSNLKKRKCLILDLDETLVHSSFKYIRQCDFVIPVEIENQVHNVYVIKRPGVDQFLKRCGELYEVVVFTASVSRYGDPLLDILDQHKSIHHRLFRESCYNYQGNYIKNLSQIGRPLEDLIIIDNSPASYIFHPQHSVPVSSWFSDTHDSELIDLLPFLEDLARDKVDNVSLVLDVNI from the coding sequence ATGTCgtttttttcatttctgTGTTGTTCATCTCCTAGCAATGATAGAAAGCTCAAATCCGAAATTACTTATTCGAAACCACTTTCATCTACACAGAAGAATCTGAGGAAAACATTAGAGAGGGATAATATGAATATACGTGGAAAGCCAGCAGGTCCTTCCAAGCCTACACAGAAAGCTACCCTGGTAGTAGCCGCTAGGAGCGATGACAACAAGTCAAGTGAGAGCAAAGAAACTGTAACTATTAAAGAGAGCAGCAGTAGCTCCGGAGAAACTAATAATGCACATACTGATCAAGATGGAGATCTAGTAATGAAAGGATCTGAACCATTTTCTAATTCGTCTTCTCCGAAGTTTTCTTCGGGGAAATTACCAACTGTTGAAAGCGACACAGTCAACCAGGAATACGAACATGACCTTGACAATGAACACAATAAAACTATTAATGAAAATGAGGCCAATCCATTATCTAACATTTCAAGTAATTCTGAGCTGCCCGTTTTGAATAATGATGAGTTTGACTATTTATCTAATGAATTAGATTTAACAGAAATTCAGCCTGGTCAGGTTGTGGCTAGTTCGGGATGGCTGCTAAACCCTGCACCATcgaacttgaagaagaggaaatgTCTCATTCTAGATTTGGATGAAACCCTAGTGCATTCATCGTTCAAGTATATCAGGCAATGTGATTTTGTCATACCGGTGGAGATTGAGAATCAAGTTCACAACGTTTATGTTATTAAAAGACCCGGAGTGgatcagtttttgaagcGGTGTGGAGAGTTATATGAAGTTGTAGTGTTTACCGCCAGTGTTTCCAGATATGGTGATCCTTTACTAGATATCTTGGATCAACACAAATCCATTCATCATAGATTGTTCAGAGAAAGTTGTTACAATTATCAAGGAAATTACATCAAGAACTTGTCCCAAATCGGTAGACCATTAGAAGACTTAATTATCATCGACAACTCTCCTGCTTCATACATATTCCATCCTCAGCATTCTGTCCCTGTGTCAAGTTGGTTTAGTGACACTCATGACAGCGAGTTAATTGACTTGCTGCCATTTTTGGAGGATTTGGCCAGAGACAAAGTTGATAATGTGTCGCTAGTTCTTGATGTGAACATCTAA